The sequence below is a genomic window from Bradyrhizobium septentrionale.
CCGCCAAAGTGGCAAGACCGATCCCGAGGGCGACCCAATTTGTCTTTCCGTCAAGGATCGCTCCGCCGATCGCCCAGAGGCTGCGCAGAGGTCCATCGCTTTCGATGGAGAAGCCGAACAGCTTTGGCAGCTGGCTGATCAGCACGGTCAGGGCAATTCCGTTCATGTAGCCGTAGCGGATCGGCTTGGAGAGAAGCTCTGTCAGGAATCCCAACCGCGCGACGCCCGCCACGATGCATATCGTTCCGGAGACGATGGCCATCATGGCGGCGAGGGCTACCACGCGCATGGGATCGCCGCCCGATAGCGGAACGACAACGCCGAGGATGATGGCTGCAAGCGCCGAGTCCGGTCCCAGGACGAGGATGCGGCTCGGCCCGAACAACGCGTAGACGAGCAGCGGGATGATCGTCGCGTAAAGTCCGTAGATGCCCGGCAAGCCAGACGCTTCCGCATAGGCGATGCCGACCGGGACCAGCATGGTCGCGAGCACAAGCCCCGCGACGATGTCGTGTGGAAACCACGCCGCTTGATATCGACGGAGCGTGTTGAGACCTGGCAGCCAGCTGGTCCAGTGATGCATCGCCGGTCACTCCCAACTGCGTTGGGGCTCGCGTGCGCAGGACGTGAACCGCGCTATCCCTTCGCCTGCTCATCAAACGCCTTCAGCGACACCGCCGCAATCTCGCGCAGCGCGTTGCGGTCGGCGCCCGAGGAGGCCATTACGCACATGCCTGATGTGACCGCGGAGAGATAGCGGGCAAGCATGGCCGGATCGGCGCTTTCGTCCAGGTCGCGTTCGGCCTTGGCGCGGACGAAGCGTTCGCGCAACTGGTCTTCGGTGTGGGTGCGACGCGCCGCCAGTTCGAATGGAACATTTTCCGAGCCGGTGCCGCAGGCAAGGCCGCCCTGGACCAGCAGGCAGCCGGGCGGGTTGGCGGGATCGGTCTGGGCGTCCGCGTGCTCCATCAGAAATCGTTCGGCCACCTCGCGGGCAGTGGCGGCGCCCAAGACCTTTTCCATCCAGGCGTCACGGCGCTCGGTGTAGCGGTCGAGGGCGGCCTTCAGCAGGCCTTCCTTGCTGCCGAAGGCGGCATAGAGGCTCGGCGGATTGATGTTCATCGCCTCGGTGAGTTGCGCAATCGTCGCGCCCTCGTAACCATGGCGCCAGAACACGTCCATCGCCTGGTCCAAAGCGGCATCCGCGTCGAAAGCGCGGGGGCGTCCCATACCCATTTTCGTTGCTCCGTAAGCCGGGTGCCGTTTCTGTGACGGATTGTCCCTGCTTATCCTCTTGTTGCACGTGATGTTTTTCCGCGGCTTCTCATTTCCCCACGAATGCGCTAAGAAAATCATAGTGCTCGATACATAAGTATCTTGCGAACCGGCGTCCAGCTCCACATCTGTAGTGAACACTACAGATATCTGGAGCGCGTGAATGCCCTCGTCAACCCAAAATCCCCGTTCCGGCCGTTTCCGACGCGTCGTCGGCGGTATTGTGATCCTCGGCGCCCTCGGCGTCGCCGGTTCGATCGCGACCGGCCACTATTTTCATGCCGCCCAGGCGACCGCCACAGCGGCCGCGCCCGAACCGGCGGTGCCGGTGACCGTGGCCGTGATCCAGCCGCGCCCGACCACGCTGTTCGACGACTTTTCGGGCCGGCTCGAGGCGGTCGACCGCGTCCAACTCCGGCCGCGGGTGGCGGGCGCGATCCTGGCGACCAACTTCACCGAAGGCGCGCTGGTGAAGTCCGGCGACATCCTGTTCAAGATCGACCCCGCGCCTTACGCCGCCGAGGTCGACCGTGCCCAGGCGCAGCTCGAGGCCGCCAAGGCCCGCGCTGTGTTCACCGCGAGCGAAGTCGAGCGCGGCGCCCAGCTGGTCGGCAACAACATCGTGACCAAGCGCGACTTCGACCAGCGCGACAACACCAATCGCGAGGCGATCGCCAACGTCAAGGCGGCCGAAGCGGCGTTGCAGACGGCAAAACTCAATCTCGATTACACCGAGGTCCGCGCACCGGTCGACGGCCGGGTCGGCAGGATCGAGATCACGGTCGGCAATCTGGTCGCCGCGGGCACCTCGTCGCCGGTGCTGACCTCGCTGGTGTCGGTCAATCCGATCTATGCGAGCTTCGATGCGGATGAGGAGGTCGTGCTGCGTGCGCTGAACTCGATCGCAGACGCCTCCGGCAAGCGCGGCAATCTCGATCAGATCCCGGTCGACATGGTGACCTCAGGCGGCCTCAGCGCCAAGGGGCACATCCAGCTCATCGACAACCAGGTCAACGGGCAAAGCGGCACCATCCGCGTCCGCGCCGTGTTCAGGAACGATGACGGCCGGTTGATTCCAGGGCAGTTCGCCCGCGTGCGCATGGGCCAGCCGAAAGAGCAGACGATGGTGCTGATCGACGAGCGCGCCGTCGGGACCGACCAGGACAAGAAGTTCGTCATGCTGGTCGGCGACGACAGCCGTGCGGTCTATCGCCCGGTCACGCTCGGCGGCGCGGTCGACGGCCTGCGGATCGTGACCGCGGGCCTGAAATCCGGCGACCGTATCGTCGTCAACGGCCTGCAGCGTGTGCGTCCCGGCGCACTTCTGAAGATGGAAGTCGCCGAAATGGGCGCGCGCGGCACGCAGCAGGCGTCCACTGAAACCAACCAGCACGTCGTGCAGCGCTAGGCGCTGCACGCGGGGGCGGAGCCATGAATCTCTCAAAATTCTTCATCGACCGGCCGATCTTCGCCGGCGTGCTATCGATCCTGATCTTCCTGGCCGGCCTGATCTCGCTGCTGGCGATGCCGATCTCGGAATATCCCGACGTGGTGCCGCCGTCGGTCGTCGTGCGCGCGACCTATCCGGGCGCCAATCCGAAGGTGATCGCCGAGACGGTGGCAACGCCGATCGAGGAACAGATCAACGGCGTCGAGGGCATGCTCTATATGTCGAGCCAGGCGACCACCGACGGCGCGATGACGCTGACGGTGACGTTCCGGCTCGGCACCGACCCCGACAAGGCAACGCAGCTGGTGCAGAATCGCGTGCAGCAGGCCGAACCGCGCCTGCCGGCCGTGGTGCGCCAGCTCGGCATCATCACCAAGAAGAGCTCGCCCGACCTCACCATGGTCGTGCATTTGCTGTCGCCGAACAACCGCTACGACATGACGTATCTGCGCAACTACGCGGTGCTCAACGTCAAGGACCGGCTGGCGCGGATCGACGGCGTCGGCGACGTCCAGCTCTATGGCGCCGGCGACTATTCGATGCGGGTCTGGGTCGATCCGCAGAAGGCCGCCGAGCACGCCCTGACCGCAAGCGACGTGGTGCGCGCGATCCAAGCGCAGAATGTCGAGGCCGCCGCCGGCGTGGTCGGCTCCTCGCCGAGCGTCAAGGGCCTCGATCTCCAGCTCTCCGTCAACGCCGAGGGACGGCTGTCGACCGAGGAGCAGTTCGGCGACATCGTGGTCAAGACCGGCGCGAACGGCGAGGTGGTGCGGCTGCGCGACGTCGCGCGGATCGAGCTTGGCGCTTCCGAATACGGCCTGCGCTCGCTGCTCGATAACAAGCAGGCGGTCGCGATCCCGATCTTCCAGGCGCCGGGTTCGAACGCGCTGGAGATCTCCGACCATGTCCGCGCCACCATGGCCGAGATCAAGAAGAACATGCCGGAAGGCGTGTCGTACCAGATCGTCTACGATCCCACCCAGTTCGTGCGTTCCTCGATCGGGGCCGTCATCCACACCCTGCTCGAGGCGATCGCGCTCGTCGTGCTGGTCGTGATCCTGTTCCTGCAGACCTGGCGCGCCTCCATCATTCCATTGATCGCGGTTCCGGTATCGATCGTCGGCACCTTCGCGGTGATGCATGTGTTCGGCTTCTCGATCAACGCGCTCAGCCTGTTCGGCCTGGTGCTCGCGATCGGCATCGTGGTCGACGACGCCATCGTCGTGGTCGAGAATGTCGAGCGCAACATCGGATCCGGCCTGTCGCCGCGCGACGCCACCAACCAGGCGATGCGCGAAGTGTCGGGCCCGATCATCGCGATCGCGCTGGTGCTGATCGCGGTGTTCGTGCCGCTCGCCTTCATCTCCGGCCTGACCGGACAGTTCTACAAGCAGTTCGCGCTGACCATCGCGATCTCGACCGTGATCTCCGCCGTCAACTCGCTGACGCTGTCGCCGGCGTTGTCGGCGCTGCTCTTGAAGGGGCATCACGAGCCGAAGGACTGGCTGACCCGGATCATGGAAAAGTCGCTGGGCTGGTTCTTCCGCGGCTTCAACAAGGTCTTCACCAAGTCGTCCGAGAATTACGGCCGTACCGTCACCAAGGTGATCTACGGCAAGGCCGTGGTGATCGGCCTCTATGTGCTGCTGATCGGCCTCACCGGCGTGCTGTTCAAGCAGGTGCCGAGCGGTTTCGTGCCGGGCCAGGACAAGCAATACCTGGTCGGCTTTGCCCGGCTGCCCGATGGCGCCACGCTCGACCGCACCGAGGAGGTGATCCGCAAGATGAGCGACATCGCGCTGACCCAGCCCGGGGTCGAAAGCTCGGTGGCGTTTCCTGGCCTGTCGATCTCTGGCTTCACCAACTCCTCCAACGCCGGCATCGTGTTCTCGACCTTGAAACCGTTCGACGAGCGCAAGGATCCGTCGCTCAGCGGTCCGGCGATCGCGGCGGCGCTCAACAAGAAATATGCCGGCATCCAGGATGCCTTCATCGCGATGTTCCCGCCGCCGCCGGTCAACGGCCTCGGCACCATCGGCGGCTTCAAGCTGCAGATCGAGGACCGCGCGGGCCTCGGCTATGAGGCGCTGAACGACGCGACCAAGGCGTTCATGGCCGCGATGCAGAAGGCGCCGGAGATCGCCGGCGTGTTCTCGAGCTTCCAGGTCAACGTGCCGCAGCTGTTCGCCGACATCGACCGTACCAAGGCGTTGCAGCTCGGCGTACCGGTGACGGAAGTCTTCAACACGCTGCAGATCTATCTCGGCTCCTACTACGTCAACGACTTCAACAAATTCGGCCGCACCTATTCGGTCTATGTGCAGGCGGACGCGCCGTTCCGCGCGCGCGCCGACGACATCAGGCAGCTGAAGGTGCGCTCGTCGTCCGGCGACATGGTGCCGCTCTCGGCGCTGCTGAAGGTCCGTCAGAGCGCAGGGCCGGAGCGTGCGATCCGCTACAACGGCTTCCTGTCATCCGACATCAACGCCGCCGCTGCGCCCGGCTTTTCGTCGGGCCAGGCGCAGGAGGCGGCAACGCGGATTGCCGCCGAAACGCTGCCGCCGGGCTTTGCCTTCGAATGGACCGACCTGACCTATCAGGAGTTCATCGCCGGCAATTCCGGGCTCTGGGTGTTTCCGCTCGCGATCCTGCTGGTGTTCCTGGTGCTCGCCGCGCTCTATGAGAGCCTGGCGCTGCCGCTCTCGATCATCATGATCGTGCCGATGGGCCTGTTGGCCGCGATGTTCGGCGTCTGGCTGTCGAAGGGCGACAATAACGTCTTCACCCAGATCGGTCTGATCGTGCTGGTCGGATTGTCGGCCAAGAACGCTATCCTGATCGTCGAATTCGCGCGCGAGCTCGAATTCGCCGGGCGTTCGCCGATCCGTGCCGCGATCGAGGCGAGCCGGTTGCGGCTGCGGCCGATCCTGATGACGTCGATGGCGTTCATCATGGGCGTGCTGCCGCTGGTGCTGTCGACCGGAGCGGGCTCGGAGATGCGACGCGCGATGGGCGTCGCGGTGTTCTCCGGCATGATCGGCGTCACGATCTTCGGCCTGTTCCTGACGCCGGTGTTCTATGTGCTGCTACGGAGCCTCACCGGCATGAAGCCGCTGACGCAGCACGGCGAGGCGACCATTCCCGGAAAAGCACACGCGGCATGATGTCGCGTGTGTAAGCTTCTTGTCAGTTTCGAAGGGGATCAGGCTGCGATATCGAGCAGCAACTGCGACGAACCGCGGACCAGCACCTTGCGGCCCGCGGGTGTCAACGCAAACGCGTCTCCCCGCACCGCAACATAGCCGAGCGTGATCAGGCTTTCGACGGCAAACCGGTTCAGCCTTGACGGGTTTGCTGCGGGCGCCCGCAGCGCTTTCAACGCATCCCACTGATCGGGTCTGAGTTCGAATTCTTCGCTCATGGTTCAGGCACTCCAGAAATCTTGGGGTGCGAGATACAGAGTGCTGATGAATTTCGTGCGACCACAACGAGTCAGGATTTCGATTTATGTGGACGCGCCGTCACATCGCCGTGTCATTGGAATACTTCAGTTTTTCGAATCATTGCGGCGCATTGACGCGTGATGTCGTCACAGTGATTAACCGCACGTCGTCACAGAAGTTAATCAAGTGGGCCGTGAACCCATAAATCGGCCGAGCTGACGGCTCGCGAGAGTCCGCTACGCTCCGGTAGCGATCAATTCTGCATCGCAGCGAAATGAGGCGATGGGCCAGCAGGAAACCCATGCGCCGCCATCCCATCTCGAATAGCGATCAGATGCTCCGGATAATCATCTCTTGTCGAAGCGCTCGCCGCGCCTCGCGCTCAAAGCACCGCGATGCAATCAACCTCGATATCGAAACCTCCTGGCCAAGACGGAACGTTCAGAAAGATGCGTGCCGGCGCGTCCATCGGGAAGTAACGCGAGTAGACCTCGTTGAACTGGTCGAAGTGGGCCTCGTCGGGCGTGCAATAAACGTTGCATTTGACCACGCGCTCAAGCGACGAGCCGGCAGCTTCCAGGCAATGCTTCATCTGGTCGAGTACGATCTCAGCCTGACGCACAAAGGGCAGTCGCTTGACCTCGCCGGTTTCCGGGTCGAACGGCGGCAGGCCCGACACATAGACGGTCTCGCCGGCGACGATCACAGGATAGATCGGACCTTTCCGCCGGCGCTCCAGATAAGTGGAGATTGGTTCGACCCGAACTGGCAGTCGCTTCATCTTCAAGTCCTCATGAGACGTGCTGGTCGATGCGCTAGACCTTGGCGGCGCAGGCTTCAACTTCGAGCAAATATTCAGGTTTCACGAGCTGAGGGATCACCAACAGCATAGAGGCTGGCCGCGCGTCTCCAAGGAATCTTGACCGAACCTCGACATAGGCAGGAATATCCTCGGCGCGCAGCAGATAGTGCGTCACCTTTACGAGGTCGTGCACCGTCATCCCGGCGAACGCCAGCATGTCGACAATGTGCTGCCACGCCAGTTCAGCCTGCCCCGCGATGTCGGACGGCAGCGTGCCGTCAATCGCAAGCCCAGGTGTCCCCGACGTGAGCAGCCAGCGGGCATTTCCGCTTACCTCGGTGGCGTCACTATAGCGGCCGATCTGCCGCGCGATTCCGATATCATGGCGTTTCAGGGGCATCATTCCTCACTATGTTTGCAGAACGTCCGGAGGTGACGGCCGCGCCAGCTACCAAATGCTTGCCCGGCTCGTAACCCGCGCCTTATGCGAGTGCGGGATCGGATTCGAGATGGAATCCCTTCGACGTGATCAGCCATTGACCATTGATGCAGTGCCAGGTCAGGTAATCTACGAACACCATCGCGCTGATCTTGAGCCGGACCTTGACGAAGGCCTGGGTGGCAGAAGCAAAATCGATCAGCAGGATTTCGTCTGCGCGAAGCGCGTTCAGCGACTTTGGGGATTGGCGCTTGTCAAGAATATCCATGTAGGTCGAGGCGGACCACGTCACCATCTGGCCGTCGCGAAATCCGTGCAGTTGGACCGTCGACCGAAACACCTGATCAAAGCGCGACGTGTCGCAGTCGTACATCAGATCGAAGTACCTTTGCAGCGCCTGGGTCAGCTCCGTGAAGCATGAACGCCCGATCGTTTGGGCTGCGGAATCCCTGCCTTGCTGGAGCAATTGGGTTGGTTCTCGAGAGGCAGCGATCATCGAAACTCCTTGCTCGATCCAGCGAGCCAAGCGTCGGTTTCAAGCGTCGGTTCCTGCGCCACACCGTGCGGTTGAGTCAGCGGCGCTTCGGCTGCCTCCCATTACGCCGCTGGCCATGCCGTTACAAATTCATAATATGAAATACGAACATTCCGAATCGGTCACTCGTAGAGCGCGCCAGAAAGCGTCCGCTCCATCGCGTCCAGCGGCCGAGACAATCGCCCGGGCTGACGCCTGCGAACAAACCAGGTCGAGACCGTGAGCCGGAAATCAGGCACGTTGAATGCCTTGATCTTCTGCTTGACCGGAATCTTCTTCATCTGGCTTGCCGGCAACAGCCCAAAGCCCGCGCCGCGCGCAACCACTGAAAGCTGCAGGTTCTTGCCGTACGCCTCGACGATCACCCGGGGTGGCCCCGCGCCGACACGTTCGAGCGCC
It includes:
- a CDS encoding RidA family protein gives rise to the protein MKRLPVRVEPISTYLERRRKGPIYPVIVAGETVYVSGLPPFDPETGEVKRLPFVRQAEIVLDQMKHCLEAAGSSLERVVKCNVYCTPDEAHFDQFNEVYSRYFPMDAPARIFLNVPSWPGGFDIEVDCIAVL
- a CDS encoding TetR/AcrR family transcriptional regulator, encoding MGMGRPRAFDADAALDQAMDVFWRHGYEGATIAQLTEAMNINPPSLYAAFGSKEGLLKAALDRYTERRDAWMEKVLGAATAREVAERFLMEHADAQTDPANPPGCLLVQGGLACGTGSENVPFELAARRTHTEDQLRERFVRAKAERDLDESADPAMLARYLSAVTSGMCVMASSGADRNALREIAAVSLKAFDEQAKG
- a CDS encoding efflux RND transporter periplasmic adaptor subunit; amino-acid sequence: MPSSTQNPRSGRFRRVVGGIVILGALGVAGSIATGHYFHAAQATATAAAPEPAVPVTVAVIQPRPTTLFDDFSGRLEAVDRVQLRPRVAGAILATNFTEGALVKSGDILFKIDPAPYAAEVDRAQAQLEAAKARAVFTASEVERGAQLVGNNIVTKRDFDQRDNTNREAIANVKAAEAALQTAKLNLDYTEVRAPVDGRVGRIEITVGNLVAAGTSSPVLTSLVSVNPIYASFDADEEVVLRALNSIADASGKRGNLDQIPVDMVTSGGLSAKGHIQLIDNQVNGQSGTIRVRAVFRNDDGRLIPGQFARVRMGQPKEQTMVLIDERAVGTDQDKKFVMLVGDDSRAVYRPVTLGGAVDGLRIVTAGLKSGDRIVVNGLQRVRPGALLKMEVAEMGARGTQQASTETNQHVVQR
- a CDS encoding RidA family protein; amino-acid sequence: MPLKRHDIGIARQIGRYSDATEVSGNARWLLTSGTPGLAIDGTLPSDIAGQAELAWQHIVDMLAFAGMTVHDLVKVTHYLLRAEDIPAYVEVRSRFLGDARPASMLLVIPQLVKPEYLLEVEACAAKV
- a CDS encoding efflux RND transporter permease subunit: MNLSKFFIDRPIFAGVLSILIFLAGLISLLAMPISEYPDVVPPSVVVRATYPGANPKVIAETVATPIEEQINGVEGMLYMSSQATTDGAMTLTVTFRLGTDPDKATQLVQNRVQQAEPRLPAVVRQLGIITKKSSPDLTMVVHLLSPNNRYDMTYLRNYAVLNVKDRLARIDGVGDVQLYGAGDYSMRVWVDPQKAAEHALTASDVVRAIQAQNVEAAAGVVGSSPSVKGLDLQLSVNAEGRLSTEEQFGDIVVKTGANGEVVRLRDVARIELGASEYGLRSLLDNKQAVAIPIFQAPGSNALEISDHVRATMAEIKKNMPEGVSYQIVYDPTQFVRSSIGAVIHTLLEAIALVVLVVILFLQTWRASIIPLIAVPVSIVGTFAVMHVFGFSINALSLFGLVLAIGIVVDDAIVVVENVERNIGSGLSPRDATNQAMREVSGPIIAIALVLIAVFVPLAFISGLTGQFYKQFALTIAISTVISAVNSLTLSPALSALLLKGHHEPKDWLTRIMEKSLGWFFRGFNKVFTKSSENYGRTVTKVIYGKAVVIGLYVLLIGLTGVLFKQVPSGFVPGQDKQYLVGFARLPDGATLDRTEEVIRKMSDIALTQPGVESSVAFPGLSISGFTNSSNAGIVFSTLKPFDERKDPSLSGPAIAAALNKKYAGIQDAFIAMFPPPPVNGLGTIGGFKLQIEDRAGLGYEALNDATKAFMAAMQKAPEIAGVFSSFQVNVPQLFADIDRTKALQLGVPVTEVFNTLQIYLGSYYVNDFNKFGRTYSVYVQADAPFRARADDIRQLKVRSSSGDMVPLSALLKVRQSAGPERAIRYNGFLSSDINAAAAPGFSSGQAQEAATRIAAETLPPGFAFEWTDLTYQEFIAGNSGLWVFPLAILLVFLVLAALYESLALPLSIIMIVPMGLLAAMFGVWLSKGDNNVFTQIGLIVLVGLSAKNAILIVEFARELEFAGRSPIRAAIEASRLRLRPILMTSMAFIMGVLPLVLSTGAGSEMRRAMGVAVFSGMIGVTIFGLFLTPVFYVLLRSLTGMKPLTQHGEATIPGKAHAA
- a CDS encoding nuclear transport factor 2 family protein yields the protein MIAASREPTQLLQQGRDSAAQTIGRSCFTELTQALQRYFDLMYDCDTSRFDQVFRSTVQLHGFRDGQMVTWSASTYMDILDKRQSPKSLNALRADEILLIDFASATQAFVKVRLKISAMVFVDYLTWHCINGQWLITSKGFHLESDPALA